One Myxococcales bacterium genomic region harbors:
- the pqqC gene encoding pyrroloquinoline-quinone synthase PqqC, translating into MSEESPLVARLRAEGEKRYHDRHPFHVAMHAGTLTKRQIQAWVENRYCYQTRIPRKDALVLSKSTDPAFRRMWIRRIVDHDGTQAGEGGIAMWERLAGGVGLDLERVRAEADVLPAVRFACDAYLTLVEKSPLVVAVASSLTEFFSPDIMTKRVLAWETHYPWVAPDVLEYFRSRVPRAARDSREAITFVTEHATTPELEEACVGALVEKCNILWALLDAVSHKYGIGA; encoded by the coding sequence ATGAGCGAAGAGAGCCCGCTCGTCGCGCGCCTTCGGGCCGAGGGCGAGAAGCGCTACCACGACCGCCACCCGTTCCACGTGGCGATGCACGCGGGCACCCTCACGAAGCGCCAAATCCAAGCGTGGGTCGAGAACCGCTACTGCTACCAGACGCGCATCCCCCGGAAGGACGCGCTCGTGCTCTCGAAATCGACGGACCCCGCGTTTCGTCGCATGTGGATCCGCCGCATCGTGGACCACGACGGCACGCAGGCCGGCGAAGGCGGCATCGCCATGTGGGAGCGGCTGGCCGGGGGCGTGGGGCTCGATCTCGAGCGTGTGCGGGCCGAGGCCGACGTGCTGCCCGCCGTGCGCTTCGCGTGCGACGCGTACCTCACGCTCGTCGAGAAGAGCCCGCTCGTCGTCGCGGTGGCCTCGTCGCTCACCGAGTTCTTCTCGCCCGACATCATGACGAAGCGCGTGCTCGCGTGGGAGACGCACTACCCGTGGGTCGCGCCCGACGTGCTCGAGTACTTTCGCTCGCGGGTGCCACGCGCGGCGCGCGACTCGCGCGAGGCCATCACCTTCGTCACCGAGCACGCCACGACGCCCGAGCTCGAAGAGGCGTGCGTCGGCGCGCTCGTCGAGAAGTGCAACATCCTCTGGGCGCTGCTCGACGCCGTGAGCCACAAATACGGGATCGGCGCGTGA
- a CDS encoding MerR family DNA-binding protein — translation MARLTMLEVARAADVPRTTIRFYERAKLLPTPSRSRAGYRLFPEETVVVVRFVKRAQALGFTLEELRAFLALSRGKVPRGVDVVSLARAKVAEIDDKVRDLRRVRRAIEERIARGHVDGPCPILASLGGDTPSVCGVDEPRRRPRRA, via the coding sequence ATGGCTCGACTCACCATGCTCGAGGTCGCCCGCGCCGCCGACGTCCCCCGTACGACCATTCGCTTCTACGAGCGCGCGAAGCTCTTGCCGACGCCATCGCGATCGCGTGCAGGATACAGGCTCTTCCCGGAGGAGACCGTGGTCGTCGTGCGCTTCGTGAAGCGCGCGCAGGCGCTCGGTTTCACCCTCGAGGAGCTCCGCGCGTTCCTCGCGCTCTCTCGGGGCAAGGTCCCACGCGGCGTGGACGTGGTCTCGCTCGCCCGCGCGAAGGTCGCCGAGATCGACGACAAGGTGCGGGACCTTCGCCGCGTGCGACGCGCGATCGAGGAGCGCATCGCGCGCGGTCACGTGGACGGGCCGTGCCCGATCTTGGCGTCGCTGGGGGGCGATACGCCCTCGGTCTGCGGTGTGGACGAGCCTCGGAGACGCCCTCGACGCGCGTGA
- a CDS encoding ferritin-like domain-containing protein, translating to MSAATARGVLDLSAPCARVAESLGVAVPAELAPATRTTWLGRMVNEYRSGAVFEHTAKVLARAGCSTDVVDTCLGFATEERHHGVLCGAVVLRAGGEARAVVGPDEPFPEHADTTARAAAVRNLVSISCMAETVAVALVGDERERMPEGPLRELLTRIWADEIRHARFGWRTVAALLPELDADEREAVHAYLPVAFEHLERHELAHLPVAFRAPPGGDEVGLCSGVEARELFYATVEHAVVSGLEAIGLPAAEAWRRRAAFAPSATIAIVA from the coding sequence GTGAGCGCGGCGACCGCGAGGGGGGTGCTCGATCTGTCCGCGCCGTGCGCGCGCGTCGCGGAGTCCCTCGGCGTCGCGGTGCCCGCGGAGCTCGCTCCCGCGACGCGCACCACGTGGCTCGGGCGCATGGTGAACGAGTATCGCTCGGGCGCCGTGTTCGAGCACACGGCGAAGGTCCTCGCGCGCGCGGGGTGCTCCACGGACGTCGTCGACACGTGCCTCGGCTTCGCGACCGAAGAGCGCCACCACGGGGTTTTGTGCGGCGCCGTCGTGCTTCGCGCTGGCGGAGAGGCGCGCGCCGTCGTCGGCCCGGACGAGCCGTTCCCGGAGCACGCCGACACCACCGCACGCGCAGCCGCGGTGAGAAACCTCGTCTCCATCTCGTGCATGGCCGAGACCGTGGCCGTCGCGCTCGTCGGTGACGAACGCGAGCGCATGCCGGAGGGGCCCCTTCGTGAGCTGCTCACCCGCATCTGGGCCGACGAGATCAGGCACGCGCGCTTCGGTTGGCGCACGGTCGCGGCGCTGCTCCCCGAGCTCGACGCGGACGAGCGCGAGGCCGTGCACGCCTACCTCCCCGTCGCCTTCGAGCACCTCGAGCGCCACGAGCTCGCGCACCTCCCCGTGGCCTTTCGCGCACCCCCGGGGGGAGACGAGGTGGGTCTCTGCTCGGGCGTCGAGGCGAGGGAGCTCTTCTACGCAACGGTCGAGCACGCGGTGGTGAGCGGCCTCGAGGCGATCGGCCTACCGGCCGCGGAGGCCTGGAGACGTCGCGCCGCGTTCGCCCCGAGTGCCACGATCGCCATCGTCGCTTGA
- a CDS encoding alpha/beta fold hydrolase has protein sequence MVEPVPESTAAFVPPERFDSFVVERQLGRGGMGHVYLGREEMLDRKVALKFIAQAAPTPAARARFVTEARAIAKLAHPNVVGVFRIGEVSGHPYIAYELVRGQSLDKIQRPLKWTSVLRIATQIARGLAAAHRAGVVHRDVKLANVMLSDEGQIKILDFGLAKLDDDPPSDTSEPAGGRSDQSGARHTTGLTRPGLIVGTPSYLAPELWLGEGATPRSDLYAFGIVLFELLTGEVPVSSAATRELAERVITTDIAPIRSRCPDVPESLARIVDGCTKRHALERFATADEVRVALEEIESVFLPASMGIDAISLQGEPMTTAASLARLSESMEAVTKEIYSGIFARLPEARALFPEDLGGQREKLWHALRLAVEGLREPEKLAPVLRDLGRRHVGYGVVPEHYDLLGEVLLEVLERHDPDPWTDDLRRAWKRAYAFVMGAMRRGADDGATTRGPSRAVSPLATTPSPKDDSGPRSRPSRPEGLRTRYAKNGATSLAYQTFGRGPIDLVVLPGWLTHVEMAHEHPSLAGFLGHFAQTCRVTIFDKRGAGLSDRADRVLTVEDRVADLRAVLDAAGVHLPVLLGIGEGASVAAAYAIAHPGRVRGVVAYAATARLVREGGYRHGHTEAHFEEIVAQVEESWGEPVFVELEAPSRVGDETFTDWLGAYMRMSASPGSAVAMLREYAAMDVRLVLPSLLAPTLVVHRRGDLFVPVEAGRFFASLVPGATFVELEGEDHLPYVGHVDAVKGTIDKFLRGLMPTRELG, from the coding sequence ATGGTGGAGCCTGTACCGGAATCGACCGCGGCGTTCGTGCCTCCGGAGCGTTTCGACTCGTTCGTCGTCGAGCGCCAGCTAGGGCGCGGGGGGATGGGGCACGTTTATCTCGGCCGCGAGGAGATGCTCGATCGCAAGGTCGCGCTCAAGTTCATCGCCCAGGCTGCGCCGACGCCGGCGGCCCGTGCCCGCTTCGTCACGGAGGCGCGGGCCATCGCGAAGCTCGCCCACCCGAACGTCGTCGGCGTGTTTCGCATCGGAGAGGTGTCCGGTCATCCGTACATCGCGTACGAGCTCGTGCGCGGGCAGAGCCTCGACAAAATCCAGCGGCCCCTCAAGTGGACGAGCGTGCTGCGCATCGCCACCCAGATCGCTCGTGGTCTCGCGGCCGCCCACCGCGCCGGCGTCGTTCACCGGGACGTGAAGCTCGCGAACGTGATGCTCTCCGACGAGGGCCAGATAAAAATCCTCGACTTCGGCCTCGCCAAGCTCGACGACGACCCCCCGAGCGACACGTCGGAGCCCGCAGGAGGCCGATCCGACCAGTCGGGGGCGCGGCACACGACGGGGCTCACACGCCCCGGGCTCATCGTCGGGACGCCCTCGTACCTCGCGCCCGAGCTGTGGCTCGGAGAGGGTGCGACGCCGCGCTCGGATCTCTACGCGTTCGGCATCGTGCTCTTCGAGCTGCTCACGGGTGAGGTCCCCGTCTCCAGCGCTGCCACGCGCGAGCTCGCCGAGCGGGTCATCACCACGGACATCGCCCCGATCCGCTCCCGGTGCCCCGACGTGCCCGAGTCGCTCGCGCGCATCGTCGACGGCTGCACGAAGCGCCACGCGCTCGAGCGGTTCGCGACCGCGGACGAAGTGAGGGTCGCGCTCGAGGAGATCGAGTCCGTCTTCCTCCCCGCCTCCATGGGCATCGACGCCATCTCCCTCCAGGGAGAGCCCATGACGACCGCGGCCTCGTTGGCTCGCCTCTCGGAGAGTATGGAGGCCGTAACCAAAGAGATCTACTCGGGAATCTTCGCGCGCCTGCCCGAGGCCCGCGCCCTCTTCCCCGAGGACCTCGGGGGCCAGCGCGAGAAGCTCTGGCACGCGCTCCGCCTCGCCGTCGAGGGGCTCCGCGAGCCCGAGAAGCTCGCCCCCGTGCTCCGCGACCTGGGCCGACGCCACGTGGGCTATGGCGTCGTGCCCGAGCACTACGATCTCCTCGGCGAGGTCTTGCTCGAGGTCCTCGAGCGGCACGACCCCGACCCGTGGACGGACGACCTCCGGCGCGCGTGGAAGCGTGCGTACGCGTTCGTCATGGGTGCGATGCGCCGCGGGGCCGACGACGGCGCCACCACCCGTGGTCCTTCGAGGGCCGTGTCTCCCCTCGCGACGACACCGTCCCCCAAGGACGACAGCGGGCCGCGCTCGCGGCCTTCACGCCCCGAGGGGCTCCGCACGCGCTACGCCAAGAACGGCGCGACGAGCCTCGCCTACCAGACGTTCGGCCGCGGGCCGATCGATCTCGTCGTTCTCCCCGGCTGGCTCACGCACGTCGAGATGGCGCACGAGCACCCGTCGCTCGCCGGTTTCCTCGGGCACTTCGCGCAGACGTGCCGTGTCACGATCTTCGACAAACGCGGCGCGGGCCTCTCGGACCGAGCCGATCGGGTCCTCACGGTCGAGGACCGCGTCGCCGATCTTCGCGCCGTGCTCGATGCCGCCGGCGTGCACTTGCCGGTGCTCCTCGGGATCGGTGAAGGGGCGTCGGTCGCGGCCGCCTACGCGATCGCGCATCCGGGCCGAGTCCGCGGCGTCGTGGCCTACGCGGCAACGGCCCGGCTCGTCCGCGAAGGCGGGTACCGCCATGGCCACACCGAGGCCCACTTCGAGGAGATCGTCGCGCAGGTCGAGGAGAGCTGGGGCGAGCCGGTCTTCGTCGAGCTCGAGGCCCCGTCGCGCGTCGGGGACGAGACCTTCACCGACTGGCTCGGAGCCTACATGCGCATGTCCGCGAGCCCCGGCAGCGCCGTCGCCATGCTCCGCGAGTACGCGGCGATGGACGTGCGCCTCGTGCTCCCGAGCTTGCTCGCCCCCACCCTCGTCGTGCACCGTAGGGGCGATCTGTTCGTCCCGGTCGAGGCCGGGCGTTTCTTCGCGAGCCTCGTCCCTGGCGCGACGTTCGTGGAGCTCGAGGGCGAGGATCACCTCCCGTACGTGGGTCACGTGGATGCGGTAAAGGGCACGATCGACAAGTTTCTCCGCGGTCTCATGCCGACGCGTGAGCTCGGCTGA
- a CDS encoding methyltransferase domain-containing protein codes for MSSSYVHGSTDEHEVERLVVQARFVASFALERFDAPAGARVLDLGTGVGAMAAELARRYPGITLTGVDLSEAQLAAARAKNPVATYVHADASRLPFPDASFDRVHATWLLEHVADPCAVLREARRVLAPGGFVHVCEVDNASLRVRPPLPDLTDTFDALNLAQAAAGGDPFVGRRLEALAREAGFGDVVTREVLLLGDDAHPAMREALYEEFAGICESLDEALAPDEVARARRAAAELRARGEGTSLEYRPVVLRAR; via the coding sequence ATGTCCTCCTCCTACGTGCATGGCTCCACGGACGAGCACGAGGTCGAGCGGCTCGTCGTGCAGGCGAGGTTCGTCGCGAGCTTCGCGCTCGAGCGCTTCGACGCTCCGGCCGGCGCGCGTGTGCTCGATCTCGGGACCGGCGTAGGCGCCATGGCGGCCGAGCTCGCGCGGAGGTACCCGGGGATCACGCTGACGGGCGTGGATCTCTCGGAGGCCCAGCTCGCGGCGGCGCGCGCGAAGAACCCCGTCGCCACGTACGTGCACGCCGACGCCTCGCGGCTCCCCTTCCCCGACGCGAGCTTCGACCGGGTGCACGCGACGTGGCTCCTCGAGCACGTCGCGGATCCGTGCGCCGTGCTCCGCGAGGCGCGGCGCGTGCTCGCCCCGGGTGGGTTCGTGCACGTGTGCGAGGTCGACAACGCATCGCTTCGCGTGAGGCCGCCCCTCCCCGACCTGACCGACACGTTCGACGCGTTGAACCTCGCGCAGGCCGCGGCGGGGGGCGACCCTTTCGTCGGCCGAAGGCTCGAGGCGCTCGCGCGCGAGGCCGGGTTCGGGGACGTCGTGACACGGGAGGTGCTCCTCCTCGGCGACGACGCGCACCCCGCGATGCGCGAGGCCCTGTACGAGGAGTTCGCGGGCATCTGCGAGAGCCTCGACGAAGCGTTGGCACCCGACGAAGTGGCGCGTGCCAGGCGCGCCGCGGCGGAGCTGCGGGCCCGAGGAGAGGGGACGTCGCTCGAGTACCGGCCGGTCGTGCTACGGGCGCGGTGA
- a CDS encoding sigma-54-dependent Fis family transcriptional regulator, protein MADETTMQEGELPWVKARAHAPRSAPTFVIAWSLEEPSRVGEIASVTRESVMGRGGPPSDDTTTTRLVFRRARPPGIDVRSSAGEPLGGSRISRVQLRVRPDGDELVVENVGRCTMQVNGVETNDARVRPGDTITLRNALVIAVTRRTLTLPQLRAYDAPAHPFGRADKLGIVGESPAAWALRDDLAFVAKSKLHVLVLGESGTGKELAARAIHAMSERASKALVARNAATFPEGLVDAELFGSAKGYPNAGSPERPGLVGEADGSTLFLDEIGELPERLQAHLLRVLDAGGEYQRLGESRTMRSDLRLVAATNRSAADLKHDFAARLAARVSLPPLATRTEDVPLLVGHIVRKLAEGTPALRDRFFEPTTSEPRLDPDLVERLLRHTFTHHLRELERLLFLAVSTSRGAFVELTREVEAELRTQGATTSASTDEPDEERVRAALGDAGGNVTRAARALGLKNRFALYRLMKRFGIEDDEGDPSASGA, encoded by the coding sequence ATGGCCGACGAGACCACGATGCAGGAGGGGGAGCTCCCCTGGGTGAAGGCGAGGGCGCACGCGCCTCGTTCCGCGCCGACGTTCGTGATCGCGTGGAGCCTCGAGGAGCCCTCGCGTGTGGGCGAAATCGCGTCCGTGACCCGTGAGTCGGTGATGGGGCGTGGAGGGCCCCCGAGCGACGACACGACGACCACGAGGCTCGTGTTCCGCCGCGCGCGTCCGCCAGGGATCGACGTTCGGTCTTCGGCCGGGGAGCCGCTCGGCGGGAGCCGCATTTCGCGGGTCCAGCTCCGCGTGCGGCCCGACGGCGACGAGCTCGTCGTCGAGAACGTCGGTCGGTGTACTATGCAGGTCAACGGCGTGGAGACGAACGACGCGCGCGTGCGCCCCGGGGACACCATCACCCTCCGAAACGCCCTCGTCATCGCGGTGACACGGCGCACGCTCACGCTCCCGCAGCTCCGCGCGTACGACGCCCCAGCGCATCCGTTCGGCCGAGCCGACAAGCTCGGGATCGTGGGCGAGTCTCCGGCCGCGTGGGCGCTCCGCGACGATCTCGCCTTCGTCGCGAAGTCGAAGCTCCACGTCCTCGTCCTCGGGGAGAGCGGCACGGGGAAAGAGCTCGCCGCCCGCGCGATCCACGCGATGTCCGAGCGCGCCTCGAAGGCGCTCGTCGCGCGCAACGCGGCGACCTTCCCGGAGGGCCTCGTCGACGCCGAGCTCTTCGGCTCGGCCAAGGGGTACCCGAACGCGGGCAGCCCCGAGAGGCCCGGGCTCGTCGGTGAGGCGGACGGCTCGACGCTCTTCCTCGACGAGATCGGTGAGCTCCCCGAGAGGCTCCAGGCCCACTTGCTGCGCGTCCTCGACGCCGGAGGGGAGTACCAGCGGCTCGGGGAGTCGCGCACGATGCGATCGGACCTCCGGCTCGTCGCCGCGACGAACCGAAGCGCCGCGGACCTCAAGCACGACTTCGCCGCGCGCCTGGCGGCACGCGTCTCGCTTCCGCCCCTCGCGACGCGCACGGAGGACGTCCCGCTGCTCGTGGGCCACATCGTGCGCAAGCTCGCCGAGGGCACTCCCGCGCTGCGCGATCGCTTCTTCGAGCCGACGACGTCCGAGCCGCGGCTCGATCCGGATCTCGTCGAGCGCCTCCTTCGGCACACGTTCACCCACCACCTGCGTGAGCTCGAGCGCCTGCTCTTTTTGGCCGTGTCCACGAGCCGCGGAGCGTTCGTCGAGCTCACGCGCGAGGTCGAGGCCGAGCTCCGCACACAAGGCGCCACCACCTCGGCGAGCACGGACGAGCCGGACGAGGAGCGCGTGCGGGCGGCCCTCGGAGACGCGGGCGGCAACGTGACACGCGCGGCCCGCGCCCTCGGGCTCAAGAACCGCTTCGCCCTCTATCGGCTCATGAAGCGCTTCGGCATCGAGGACGACGAAGGCGACCCGAGCGCGTCGGGGGCGTGA
- a CDS encoding pyrroloquinoline quinone biosynthesis protein PqqB, with translation MRVRVLGSAAGGAFPQWNCGCDNCRAVRAGRPGFLPRTEDSLVVSGDGTRYVLVNAAPSVGEQLRRTRELWPRDVRSTPIGAIVLTNGDLDHTLGLFSLRESQPLAIYATRTVREGLERNAILKTLARFPGHTVFRDLVLGEETTIADAGGAPLGLTMKAVPAPGKRALHLEGSTEPSAEDNVALAFSTPANARLVYAATYGKIGEFLREAEGAGAAFFDGTFYSEHEMASRGCGEKPAASMAHLPVSEALAALEAVRCGRKIFTHVNNTNPMLDPESAAAREVRSRGFEIAYDGMEIDL, from the coding sequence ATGCGCGTGCGTGTCTTGGGATCGGCGGCGGGAGGTGCATTTCCGCAATGGAACTGCGGGTGCGACAACTGCCGCGCCGTGCGCGCGGGGCGGCCGGGTTTCCTCCCACGGACCGAGGACTCGCTCGTCGTCTCGGGCGATGGCACGCGGTACGTGCTCGTGAACGCCGCGCCGAGCGTCGGGGAGCAGCTCCGAAGGACTCGGGAGCTCTGGCCGCGCGACGTGCGCTCGACGCCCATCGGCGCCATCGTGCTCACGAACGGCGACCTCGATCACACCCTCGGCCTCTTCTCGCTGCGGGAGTCGCAGCCGCTCGCCATCTACGCGACGCGCACGGTGCGCGAGGGCCTCGAGAGGAACGCCATCTTGAAGACGCTCGCGCGATTCCCCGGGCACACGGTGTTCCGCGACCTCGTGCTCGGCGAAGAGACGACGATCGCCGACGCGGGCGGCGCTCCGCTCGGGCTCACCATGAAGGCCGTTCCCGCGCCGGGCAAGCGCGCGCTCCACCTCGAGGGGTCGACCGAGCCGTCCGCCGAGGACAACGTGGCCCTCGCCTTCTCCACGCCCGCGAACGCGCGCCTCGTGTACGCCGCGACCTACGGGAAGATCGGGGAGTTTTTGCGTGAGGCCGAGGGCGCGGGGGCAGCCTTCTTCGACGGCACGTTCTACTCCGAGCACGAGATGGCGAGCCGCGGCTGCGGGGAGAAGCCCGCCGCGAGCATGGCGCACCTGCCCGTGAGCGAGGCCCTCGCCGCCCTCGAGGCCGTGCGCTGCGGGAGGAAGATCTTCACGCACGTGAACAACACGAACCCCATGCTCGACCCCGAGTCCGCCGCCGCCCGCGAGGTGCGCTCGCGGGGCTTCGAGATCGCGTACGACGGGATGGAGATCGACCTATGA
- the pqqE gene encoding pyrroloquinoline quinone biosynthesis protein PqqE produces MTAERPFTLVAEVTHRCPLGCPYCSNPTELVTRGRELSPAVWREALDDAADLGVVQVHFTGGEPLLYDGLEGLVAHAEARELYTHLVTSGLPRGKDRLPELAKAGLTAVQLSLQGADATAADAIADTRAHDEKLAFAAAVRALDLPLTVNVVLHAENIGTVPELVRLAKDLGASRLELASAQYLGFALENRARLLPTRERIDEARAHAMAAKKAHHGTMEVLYVLPDYVRGKPRACMDGWARRFVHIAPDGTVLPCHAASTLPGMGFESIAGARLRDLWETNPGLLRFRGTEWMKEPCRSCDERERDFGGCRCQAFALTGDASATDPACALSPDHALVQGAAREPSRRYLFRGRKAAP; encoded by the coding sequence GTGACGGCGGAGCGCCCCTTCACGCTCGTGGCCGAGGTCACGCACAGGTGCCCGCTCGGGTGCCCGTACTGCTCGAACCCGACCGAGCTCGTCACGCGCGGGCGGGAGCTCTCGCCCGCGGTGTGGCGCGAGGCCCTCGACGACGCGGCGGACCTCGGCGTCGTGCAGGTGCACTTCACGGGCGGCGAGCCCCTGCTCTACGACGGGCTCGAGGGGCTCGTCGCGCACGCCGAGGCCCGTGAGCTCTACACGCACCTCGTCACGAGCGGCCTCCCGCGCGGCAAAGATAGGCTGCCCGAGCTCGCGAAGGCCGGGCTCACCGCGGTGCAGCTCTCGCTCCAAGGCGCCGACGCGACCGCGGCCGACGCCATCGCCGACACTCGGGCCCACGACGAGAAGCTCGCGTTCGCCGCGGCCGTGCGCGCCCTCGATCTGCCGCTCACGGTGAACGTGGTGCTTCACGCCGAGAACATCGGCACGGTGCCCGAGCTCGTGCGCCTCGCGAAGGACCTCGGGGCCTCGCGGCTCGAGCTCGCGAGCGCGCAGTACCTCGGCTTCGCGCTCGAGAACCGCGCGCGGCTCTTGCCCACCCGCGAGCGCATCGACGAGGCCCGCGCGCACGCCATGGCCGCCAAGAAGGCCCACCACGGCACGATGGAGGTGCTCTACGTGCTGCCCGACTACGTGCGCGGCAAGCCTCGCGCGTGCATGGACGGGTGGGCGCGGCGGTTCGTGCATATTGCACCCGATGGCACGGTGCTGCCTTGCCACGCGGCCTCGACGCTGCCCGGCATGGGCTTCGAGAGCATCGCCGGGGCGCGCCTCCGCGACCTGTGGGAGACGAACCCGGGCCTCCTTCGTTTCCGGGGCACGGAGTGGATGAAGGAGCCGTGCCGGTCGTGCGACGAGCGTGAGCGCGACTTCGGCGGGTGCCGCTGTCAGGCCTTCGCCCTCACCGGGGATGCCTCCGCGACCGATCCGGCGTGCGCGCTCTCGCCGGACCACGCCCTCGTGCAGGGGGCCGCGCGCGAGCCCTCACGGCGCTACCTCTTTCGCGGGCGGAAAGCGGCGCCGTGA
- a CDS encoding MFS transporter, translated as MSEPMGRRALVLAGTGSFLSAAGASLMGIALPSLARAFGVSLESAQGLMLAYTITVTVCLLPFGLVADRVGLVKIARVGFSAFAIASAALTVVPSFRAMMIARSVQGASAALLMASLPAWLSAVTPPNERGRALGLSASATYVGLTTGPVLGGFLVRALGPQGIFVVLVPIAAVSAIALFRTPVAAGASGASGTPSRAAGLRELFGTQGVRGGAFAAYLQYATTFAVSAQIPFLLQDEHGMSPERAGLVAVVQPAVMVVVAPFAGRLSDARGARPFVVVGSLVCALAAFAMRATLGLGSPVVVGLCLGVLGLGAGLFTSPNNASLLSAAPPKLRGSASALVALARNAGMVTGVVSSTRVLTWVSGTARPRGDAFVSGYRAALLVACALGVGAALVSLGRAKPATDAT; from the coding sequence GTGAGCGAACCCATGGGGCGAAGGGCGCTCGTGCTCGCGGGCACGGGCTCGTTCCTTTCGGCGGCCGGGGCGAGCCTCATGGGCATCGCGCTGCCGAGCCTCGCGCGGGCGTTCGGCGTCTCGCTCGAGAGCGCGCAGGGGCTCATGCTCGCGTACACGATCACGGTGACCGTGTGCCTCTTGCCCTTCGGGCTCGTCGCCGATCGCGTGGGGCTCGTGAAGATCGCGCGCGTCGGGTTCTCGGCGTTCGCGATCGCGTCGGCCGCGCTCACGGTGGTGCCGTCGTTCCGGGCGATGATGATCGCACGGTCGGTGCAGGGGGCGTCGGCCGCGCTGCTCATGGCGTCGCTGCCGGCGTGGCTCTCGGCCGTCACGCCCCCGAACGAACGTGGGCGGGCGCTCGGGCTCTCGGCGTCGGCCACGTACGTAGGGCTCACGACGGGCCCGGTGCTCGGGGGCTTCTTGGTGCGGGCGCTCGGGCCGCAGGGCATCTTCGTGGTGCTCGTGCCCATCGCGGCGGTCTCGGCGATCGCGCTCTTTCGCACGCCGGTCGCGGCGGGCGCTTCGGGCGCTTCGGGCACCCCGAGCCGCGCGGCGGGGCTCCGGGAGCTCTTCGGCACGCAGGGCGTGCGGGGCGGCGCGTTCGCCGCGTACCTGCAGTACGCCACGACGTTCGCGGTCTCCGCGCAGATCCCCTTTCTGCTCCAAGACGAGCACGGCATGTCGCCCGAGCGCGCGGGCCTCGTGGCGGTGGTGCAGCCCGCGGTGATGGTCGTGGTGGCGCCGTTCGCGGGGCGCCTCTCGGACGCGCGCGGGGCGCGACCGTTCGTCGTCGTGGGGTCGCTCGTGTGCGCGCTCGCGGCCTTCGCGATGCGGGCCACGCTCGGCCTGGGGTCGCCCGTGGTCGTGGGGCTCTGCCTCGGGGTGCTCGGGCTCGGCGCGGGGCTCTTCACGTCCCCGAACAACGCGAGCCTGCTCTCGGCGGCCCCGCCCAAGCTGCGCGGCTCGGCCTCGGCGCTCGTCGCGCTCGCGCGCAACGCGGGCATGGTCACGGGCGTCGTGTCGTCGACGCGCGTGCTCACGTGGGTCTCGGGCACGGCGCGCCCGAGGGGCGACGCGTTCGTCTCGGGCTACCGCGCAGCTCTCCTCGTCGCGTGCGCGCTCGGGGTAGGCGCGGCCCTCGTGTCGCTCGGGAGAGCCAAACCCGCGACGGACGCGACGTAG
- a CDS encoding class I SAM-dependent methyltransferase: MSSSYVHGSTDDHEVQRLVVQARFVAGFALDGFDAEVGARVLDLGTGVGAMAAELARRYPGITLTGVDLSEAQLAAARAKNPVATYVHADASRLPFPDASFDRVHAHGGWCEQG, translated from the coding sequence ATGTCCAGCTCCTACGTGCATGGCTCGACCGACGACCACGAGGTCCAGCGGCTCGTCGTGCAAGCGAGGTTCGTCGCAGGGTTCGCGCTCGACGGCTTCGACGCCGAGGTGGGCGCGCGGGTGCTCGACCTCGGGACCGGCGTGGGCGCCATGGCGGCCGAGCTCGCCCGGAGGTACCCCGGCATCACCCTGACGGGCGTGGATCTCTCGGAGGCCCAGCTCGCGGCGGCGCGCGCGAAGAACCCGGTCGCCACGTACGTGCACGCCGACGCCTCGCGGCTCCCCTTCCCCGACGCGAGCTTCGACCGGGTGCACGCTCATGGCGGTTGGTGCGAGCAAGGCTAA
- the pqqD gene encoding pyrroloquinoline quinone biosynthesis peptide chaperone PqqD, which yields MTGHARPKLAKKVRLRFDAREGKWMVLAPERGLFLNGSAKEIVDLCDGTRTEDELVRALAEAHGAPHDVVAKDVAGVLSELRARVLLEPGT from the coding sequence GTGACGGGCCACGCGCGGCCGAAGCTCGCCAAGAAGGTGCGCCTCCGCTTCGACGCACGCGAGGGCAAGTGGATGGTGCTCGCGCCCGAACGGGGCCTCTTCCTGAACGGGTCGGCCAAGGAGATCGTCGATCTCTGCGACGGCACACGCACCGAGGACGAGCTCGTGCGCGCGCTCGCCGAGGCCCACGGCGCGCCGCACGACGTGGTCGCGAAGGACGTCGCGGGTGTGCTCTCGGAGCTCCGGGCGCGCGTGCTCTTGGAGCCCGGCACGTGA